Proteins co-encoded in one Arenicella xantha genomic window:
- a CDS encoding multifunctional CCA addition/repair protein, with amino-acid sequence MDVYLVGGAIRDRLLGRQVLDRDWVVVGATPEIMVEKGYQPVGKDFPVFIDKRSGEEYALARTERKTAKGYQGFQFNASAEITLEQDLARRDLTVNAMAEDVDGNIIDPYHGRRDLEAGVLRHVSDAFVEDPVRILRTARFAARFKFTVAPETMSLMREMVQNGEVDALVPERVWAEMRKALDTDAPQLFFSVLRECGALARILPEIEALFGIPQTAKYHPEVDSGIHTLMVVEQAARLTPDPLVRFAALVHDLGKARTPSDELPSHRGHEQRGLPLIRDLCTRLRVPKKYQALALAVSEYHLHMHKMFELRAKTVLEMLEKTRSLMDDERANRVALCCLADARGRTGFEDREYPQAELFLKFQQAAKQVDAGSIAQGLSDGGLIQQRIHQARISAIKVVQKAIVREAD; translated from the coding sequence ATGGATGTATATTTAGTTGGAGGCGCCATTCGTGATCGTTTACTCGGGCGGCAGGTATTAGATCGAGATTGGGTTGTTGTTGGTGCGACACCTGAAATAATGGTCGAGAAAGGGTATCAGCCGGTCGGCAAGGACTTTCCGGTATTTATTGATAAACGCTCAGGTGAAGAGTATGCGTTGGCTCGTACTGAGCGCAAAACGGCTAAAGGGTATCAAGGTTTCCAGTTCAATGCGTCGGCTGAAATAACACTCGAGCAGGATTTAGCGCGTCGTGACTTAACGGTTAACGCCATGGCTGAAGATGTCGATGGCAATATAATTGACCCTTATCACGGTCGGCGAGACCTAGAGGCTGGCGTGCTACGTCATGTGTCTGACGCGTTTGTCGAAGACCCGGTGCGTATCTTACGAACCGCTCGTTTTGCCGCGCGGTTTAAGTTTACCGTAGCGCCTGAGACCATGTCGTTAATGCGCGAGATGGTGCAAAACGGCGAAGTTGACGCGTTGGTGCCTGAGCGGGTTTGGGCTGAAATGCGTAAAGCCTTAGACACTGATGCACCGCAGCTATTTTTCTCAGTGCTCCGAGAGTGTGGCGCATTGGCTCGCATATTACCGGAGATCGAAGCCCTATTCGGGATACCTCAAACGGCCAAATATCATCCAGAAGTAGACTCCGGTATACATACGCTAATGGTCGTTGAACAAGCTGCAAGGCTGACACCTGATCCTTTGGTGCGGTTTGCGGCATTGGTACATGACCTCGGCAAGGCGCGAACTCCGTCTGATGAGCTGCCGTCGCATCGTGGCCACGAGCAGCGTGGACTTCCACTGATTCGGGACTTGTGCACACGACTAAGAGTGCCTAAAAAGTACCAAGCATTAGCGTTGGCGGTGTCCGAGTACCATTTACATATGCACAAAATGTTTGAGCTGCGTGCGAAAACGGTGCTTGAAATGCTAGAGAAAACACGCAGTTTGATGGATGACGAGCGCGCTAACCGAGTGGCTTTGTGTTGTCTTGCCGATGCCCGTGGGCGTACCGGGTTTGAAGACCGAGAGTACCCACAAGCTGAGTTGTTTTTAAAATTTCAACAAGCCGCCAAACAGGTCGACGCCGGATCAATTGCGCAAGGCTTAAGTGATGGTGGTTTGATTCAGCAGCGTATTCATCAAGCTCGCATCAGCGCCATAAAAGTCGTGCAAAAGGCTATTGTGAGGGAGGCCGATTAA
- a CDS encoding undecaprenyl-diphosphate phosphatase, whose amino-acid sequence MDLYQAVVLAIIQGLTEFLPISSSAHLILVPELLGWQDQGLAFDVAVHVGTLIAVVAFLLPEITRIVPAWFAGWVNRQWSNDGQLGWLVILATIPVGIVGLLAGDWIEINLRSAMVIAASTLLFGLLLGWADRGGDKNHKPMTKLGWKDTLIVGSAQALALIPGTSRSGITMTALLALGYTRTAAARFSFLMAVPAIALPGLLKSAELAQSQATTNWTMLAVGVLVSAIVAFLCMQLFMRFVERVGMLPFVLYRIFLSLVIVGFML is encoded by the coding sequence ATGGATTTGTATCAAGCTGTGGTCTTGGCCATTATCCAAGGCCTTACCGAATTCCTGCCTATCTCGAGTTCTGCCCACCTAATTCTGGTGCCAGAGCTACTCGGCTGGCAGGATCAAGGCCTCGCTTTCGACGTGGCCGTCCATGTCGGAACCTTAATCGCGGTAGTCGCGTTCTTATTGCCAGAGATTACTCGAATCGTGCCTGCATGGTTTGCTGGCTGGGTAAATCGACAATGGAGCAACGACGGACAACTCGGATGGCTAGTCATATTAGCGACTATTCCGGTCGGCATTGTTGGGTTATTGGCCGGTGATTGGATTGAAATTAATTTGCGCTCAGCAATGGTGATTGCCGCTAGCACACTGCTGTTTGGTCTACTACTCGGCTGGGCTGACCGCGGCGGCGACAAAAATCATAAACCGATGACCAAACTCGGCTGGAAAGACACGCTCATCGTCGGCAGTGCTCAAGCGCTCGCGCTGATTCCAGGAACATCTCGGTCAGGTATCACCATGACCGCACTGCTTGCGCTCGGCTACACCCGAACCGCCGCTGCACGCTTTTCATTTTTAATGGCGGTGCCAGCGATTGCATTGCCCGGACTGCTAAAATCGGCCGAGCTAGCGCAAAGCCAAGCCACTACCAACTGGACAATGTTAGCCGTCGGCGTGCTTGTTTCAGCAATCGTGGCATTTCTGTGTATGCAGTTGTTTATGCGCTTTGTCGAGCGCGTTGGCATGTTACCGTTTGTCCTTTACCGAATATTTTTAAGCTTGGTTATAGTAGGCTTTATGTTATGA
- a CDS encoding Hsp33 family molecular chaperone HslO, with amino-acid sequence MSDSDFRQRFVFDNLDVRGCIVRLDETCAAIQNTHHYPPQLASVLNEFALAATLLRDSIKVEGSLTIQLRTPGAISLLMADCMSDRRVRAIAEYSNDLLAPDDPIHLNNLGAGSTLAITITPDEGERYQSIVAIEQPTLAACLEDYFARSEQLPSLFRFHADQHVATGIALHALPAHKEKDAATSLDNFDRLRVLLNTLTPEEALTLPATEILLRLFHEEDCRLFDAHRVEFGCVCSSEKSLDAVKALGQDDVKALIAEKQAAGESTLVIDCHFCFQRYEFEFNQLTNLFTS; translated from the coding sequence ATGAGCGATTCCGATTTTCGACAGCGATTCGTATTTGATAACCTCGATGTTCGAGGCTGTATTGTACGCTTAGACGAAACCTGCGCTGCCATTCAAAATACCCATCACTACCCGCCGCAATTGGCCAGTGTACTAAACGAGTTTGCATTAGCCGCTACCCTGCTGCGTGATTCAATCAAAGTCGAAGGGAGCCTTACCATTCAGCTTAGAACGCCGGGCGCTATTTCGTTGTTGATGGCCGACTGTATGTCCGACCGTCGCGTGCGAGCTATAGCCGAATACAGCAATGACTTATTGGCGCCAGACGACCCCATTCACCTCAACAACCTAGGTGCGGGATCAACTCTAGCAATCACCATTACACCAGATGAGGGGGAGCGCTATCAAAGTATAGTGGCGATCGAACAACCAACTCTCGCGGCATGTTTAGAAGATTACTTTGCACGCTCAGAACAATTACCGAGCCTGTTCAGATTCCATGCCGACCAACACGTCGCCACCGGCATCGCTCTACACGCATTACCGGCCCACAAAGAGAAAGATGCCGCAACCAGCTTAGATAACTTTGACCGATTACGAGTATTGCTCAACACGCTAACGCCCGAAGAAGCACTCACATTGCCGGCCACTGAAATATTGCTAAGACTGTTCCATGAGGAAGACTGTCGCCTATTTGATGCACATCGTGTTGAATTTGGCTGTGTCTGTTCCTCCGAAAAATCCCTCGATGCGGTGAAAGCGCTTGGACAAGACGATGTCAAAGCCCTAATTGCAGAAAAACAGGCCGCCGGGGAATCCACACTCGTCATCGACTGCCACTTTTGCTTTCAGCGTTACGAATTTGAATTCAACCAACTAACTAACTTATTTACGTCATGA
- a CDS encoding crotonase/enoyl-CoA hydratase family protein has protein sequence MKYELLDSGVAKISLDNGKANPLSKELSEGLMDSLERANKEAKAVLICGNPGMFSAGFDLKVLAQGMDVAKGMLNQGMIFMEKLYSHPQPVVIACEGHAVGMGVFMLLAADYRVGASGEFAIRLPETAIGMPFTPLLKIIAKAHIDPRHHGQAIVQSRAYDPVLAAQIGMLDEVVEPAQVVDVAMAKAEELAKLPADQFAENKLDIRADELSDIRVSMGIVT, from the coding sequence ATGAAATACGAGTTATTAGATAGCGGCGTGGCGAAAATTTCGCTCGACAATGGTAAAGCGAACCCCCTCTCAAAGGAGTTGTCGGAAGGCTTAATGGATAGTCTAGAGCGTGCTAATAAAGAAGCCAAAGCCGTGTTGATTTGCGGTAATCCAGGCATGTTTTCGGCTGGGTTCGACCTAAAAGTATTGGCCCAAGGTATGGACGTGGCTAAAGGTATGCTTAATCAGGGTATGATTTTTATGGAGAAATTATACTCTCATCCGCAACCGGTGGTGATTGCCTGCGAAGGTCACGCAGTTGGAATGGGTGTTTTCATGCTATTAGCTGCTGATTATCGTGTTGGCGCTAGTGGAGAGTTTGCTATTCGACTCCCAGAAACGGCAATTGGTATGCCCTTTACACCACTCTTGAAAATTATTGCTAAGGCTCACATCGACCCTCGTCATCACGGCCAAGCGATTGTGCAGTCGCGTGCCTATGACCCGGTACTAGCCGCTCAAATTGGTATGCTTGATGAAGTGGTTGAACCTGCCCAGGTCGTCGACGTAGCGATGGCTAAAGCCGAAGAGTTAGCGAAGTTACCTGCCGACCAATTTGCCGAGAACAAACTCGACATTCGAGCCGACGAGTTGAGTGACATTCGGGTCTCGATGGGAATTGTAACGTAG
- a CDS encoding right-handed parallel beta-helix repeat-containing protein, with protein MTANRIISTILCASSLLLTSLNATAQSVDDEDLLNFLPGILAGVKRLPIPIDFNVKKPVLESPNEYLIDLSNWGVPSNGTNALATTNGLQAALDWADSNGYNKVIIPNGTFLIGKYGNSIYQRGLELHSNMSLELSPNTVLKMAPNDKWNYCILALTGDTNVTIRGGTLIGDRNEHTYTPRSNDGKTAHDEGHGICIQSGSTRILVEDMTIRNLTGDGLLLVNDIEDVTIRNNNIYNNRRQGVSLVGTLRVAIEANEIHHIKGTSPQFGIDIEGAGRSDKDILIRKNYFHHNRGGDIVSSTGRNTFIVDNVLEQGDGSSYIDGPLVTWHRSSHVIAHNKITMLSRSVNGLLGYIQYSSGGPKAHNEITYVHDNVCNGCGMYMYKSADADIRRNKWLGYFLALNEFDNATVIDNVTTTHTEPGSPSYCWSYRIRDTTGQAAGNTHNGVAVNLPLSNVPWTTACLR; from the coding sequence ATGACAGCCAATCGAATAATATCAACTATTCTCTGCGCCAGTAGCTTGCTACTTACCTCGCTCAACGCCACTGCACAAAGTGTTGATGACGAAGATCTACTTAACTTCTTGCCGGGCATTTTAGCGGGAGTCAAACGTCTGCCGATTCCGATCGACTTCAACGTAAAAAAGCCGGTTCTAGAGTCACCGAATGAATACCTGATCGACCTAAGCAATTGGGGGGTTCCAAGCAATGGAACAAATGCTTTAGCCACCACTAACGGCTTGCAGGCCGCATTAGACTGGGCTGATTCAAACGGCTATAACAAGGTGATTATTCCCAACGGGACATTTTTGATCGGAAAGTACGGTAATTCAATTTACCAGCGCGGACTCGAGTTGCATAGCAACATGAGCTTAGAGTTGAGCCCAAATACCGTACTGAAGATGGCTCCCAATGACAAATGGAATTATTGCATTCTCGCACTCACTGGCGACACCAATGTAACGATCCGCGGCGGCACCTTGATCGGCGACCGCAATGAGCATACCTATACACCACGCAGCAACGACGGCAAAACCGCACACGATGAAGGCCACGGAATTTGCATTCAAAGCGGATCAACACGAATATTGGTTGAAGATATGACGATCCGAAATCTCACCGGTGATGGCCTGTTGTTGGTCAACGATATTGAGGACGTGACGATTCGCAACAACAATATTTACAATAACCGTCGCCAAGGAGTATCGCTAGTTGGCACCTTACGCGTGGCGATTGAAGCAAACGAAATTCATCACATTAAAGGCACTTCGCCGCAGTTTGGCATCGACATTGAAGGCGCAGGACGTTCAGATAAAGACATTCTGATTCGCAAGAATTATTTTCACCACAACCGTGGCGGCGACATAGTTAGCAGCACCGGACGCAACACCTTCATTGTGGATAACGTATTAGAACAGGGCGATGGCAGCAGCTATATCGACGGACCGCTCGTCACCTGGCACCGTTCAAGCCACGTAATCGCACATAATAAAATCACCATGTTAAGCCGTTCGGTCAATGGCTTACTAGGCTACATTCAATACTCAAGTGGCGGCCCTAAAGCGCATAATGAAATCACCTACGTGCACGACAATGTGTGCAATGGCTGCGGTATGTATATGTATAAAAGCGCCGACGCCGACATTCGCCGTAATAAATGGCTTGGCTACTTTTTAGCCTTGAACGAGTTTGACAATGCCACAGTGATCGATAATGTCACGACCACTCACACCGAACCTGGCAGCCCAAGCTACTGCTGGTCTTATCGAATTCGCGACACAACTGGCCAAGCAGCCGGCAACACGCACAACGGTGTGGCCGTCAATTTACCGCTTAGCAACGTACCGTGGACCACCGCCTGCCTGCGCTAA
- the folB gene encoding dihydroneopterin aldolase: protein MDTIYLKGLTLKCTIGVWQWEQAIKQTLKLDIELSTDASKAAQDDDLEQALDYQKVAERMQMVANEAPVKLLETLATRLANVLLDEFETTRVKLTLDKGQAVKGVKNVGIIIERSRD from the coding sequence TTGGACACTATCTACTTAAAAGGTTTGACGCTGAAATGCACAATTGGCGTTTGGCAATGGGAGCAAGCCATTAAACAAACACTCAAACTCGATATCGAGTTGAGCACCGATGCCAGCAAAGCCGCTCAAGATGATGATCTTGAGCAAGCCTTAGATTACCAGAAAGTTGCTGAACGAATGCAAATGGTCGCCAATGAAGCACCCGTCAAGCTACTGGAGACACTCGCGACACGACTAGCCAATGTACTGCTAGATGAATTCGAAACTACTCGAGTCAAACTAACTTTAGACAAAGGCCAAGCCGTCAAAGGCGTTAAAAACGTTGGTATCATAATCGAGCGATCACGCGACTAG
- a CDS encoding dipeptidase, translating to MTIKKILITVVVILLLVAGVGLVVGPTLIDKSMNVVNAHTSYPVSDRAKQLHQSLVVGDWHADSLLWNRSLEERHDFGHVDLPRLQAGNVSLQMFTTVTKSPSGLNYEENSAEANDSITSLAMLQRWPSKTWNSLTERALYQASKLHAAAAANPDDLVVVRSQAELTEFSQRRQSNPSLVAGLLGTEGSHALDGELSNVQRLYDAGFRMMSLQHFFDNKLGGSLHGTSNAGLTDFGQQVVRKIESLNIVLDVSHSSEAVVSDVLKLASRPLVVSHTGFKGHCDTPRNISDSLMQSIAQQGGLIAVGYWDAAACGETPTEIVSALQYGLSLVGEDHLSLGSDFDGTVTTSLDTSELPALTHAMLEAGFSESQISKIMGGNMLRFLQTYLPEN from the coding sequence ATGACTATAAAAAAAATTCTAATCACGGTCGTTGTTATTTTGCTGCTAGTAGCCGGCGTTGGCTTGGTTGTTGGACCGACGCTGATCGACAAAAGCATGAATGTAGTCAATGCCCACACATCGTACCCCGTATCAGATCGTGCTAAACAGCTACACCAATCCTTGGTTGTTGGCGACTGGCATGCCGATAGCCTATTGTGGAATCGTTCGCTTGAGGAGCGCCATGACTTCGGCCACGTTGACTTGCCTAGACTCCAAGCTGGCAATGTTAGCCTGCAAATGTTTACCACCGTAACCAAATCACCGAGCGGCCTTAACTATGAAGAAAACAGCGCTGAGGCAAACGACAGTATTACCAGCCTCGCGATGTTACAACGGTGGCCTAGCAAAACTTGGAACAGCTTGACTGAACGCGCACTGTACCAAGCAAGTAAACTCCACGCAGCGGCGGCAGCCAACCCAGACGACCTGGTGGTAGTGCGCTCGCAAGCCGAGCTTACTGAGTTTAGCCAGCGTCGACAATCGAACCCGAGCCTAGTTGCCGGCTTACTCGGCACAGAAGGCTCACACGCTCTAGATGGTGAACTCAGCAATGTCCAACGTCTCTATGATGCGGGTTTCCGAATGATGAGCTTACAACATTTTTTCGACAACAAATTAGGCGGCTCGTTACACGGAACCAGCAATGCTGGGCTCACAGATTTTGGTCAACAGGTAGTGAGGAAAATCGAAAGCCTAAACATCGTGCTGGATGTATCACACTCTTCAGAAGCGGTGGTAAGCGACGTGCTAAAACTTGCATCTCGCCCATTGGTGGTAAGCCATACTGGCTTTAAGGGGCACTGCGACACACCGCGCAACATATCAGACTCGTTAATGCAGTCTATCGCGCAACAAGGCGGCTTGATAGCCGTTGGTTATTGGGATGCCGCGGCCTGTGGTGAAACGCCGACTGAAATCGTCTCAGCACTGCAATATGGTCTGTCGCTGGTCGGCGAAGACCATCTTTCTCTAGGCTCCGACTTCGACGGCACTGTCACCACGAGTCTAGACACCAGTGAATTACCAGCCTTAACCCACGCCATGCTTGAAGCTGGGTTTAGCGAAAGCCAGATTAGTAAAATCATGGGCGGAAACATGCTTCGATTCCTACAAACATATTTGCCTGAAAATTAG
- the pyrE gene encoding orotate phosphoribosyltransferase, with protein sequence MLPYQEQFIEFALKTGVLRFGEFTLKSGRLSPYFFNTGLFNSGATMLQFSRYFATSIEHSDIEFDVLFGPAYKGITLSCAVAMALSEASGKEIPFAFNRKEKKNHGEGGSMVGAELTGNVAIIDDVITAGTAIRESYAMITAAGATPSAVFLALDRQEKGQKDGVPTDTSAIQQVEAEYGMPVVAIATLADLIEYLKKQPDQQENLDRMQAYRDQYGIH encoded by the coding sequence TGTACTCCGGTTTGGTGAGTTCACTCTTAAGTCTGGCCGCCTCAGCCCTTACTTTTTTAATACTGGGCTGTTCAATAGTGGCGCTACGATGTTGCAGTTCAGTCGCTATTTCGCGACCAGTATTGAACATTCTGACATCGAGTTCGACGTTTTATTCGGTCCCGCCTACAAGGGTATTACGCTGTCATGTGCGGTTGCTATGGCGTTGTCAGAAGCATCTGGCAAAGAGATTCCATTTGCGTTTAATCGTAAGGAAAAGAAAAATCATGGCGAAGGCGGTAGCATGGTCGGGGCAGAACTCACCGGTAATGTTGCAATTATAGATGACGTTATTACGGCTGGTACGGCGATTCGTGAATCATACGCTATGATCACCGCCGCTGGCGCCACGCCTTCAGCGGTATTTCTGGCACTTGATCGGCAAGAAAAAGGCCAAAAAGATGGCGTGCCAACTGATACCTCTGCGATTCAGCAGGTTGAAGCAGAGTATGGTATGCCGGTTGTTGCAATTGCGACCTTGGCAGACTTAATTGAGTACTTGAAGAAACAGCCAGACCAACAAGAGAATCTCGATCGTATGCAAGCTTACCGCGATCAATACGGAATTCACTAA
- a CDS encoding DUF2058 domain-containing protein, with amino-acid sequence MSTSLKDQLLKAGLVKKKDVQKTAKKKAPSVPKKARNKASEATLRAQRAMLDKAKKDKALNEKRKAEAERKARYAQIKQLVDGGKLDRKKGETAFNFPFKKKIKTIYVTDEQHKLLSKQQVTIISMDNELFEIVPKKVAEQVAKREPQRIINISSSSDTPSANDPYADYEIPDDLIW; translated from the coding sequence ATGAGCACCTCCCTAAAAGACCAACTTCTTAAAGCTGGTTTAGTCAAAAAGAAAGACGTTCAAAAAACCGCCAAAAAAAAGGCTCCAAGCGTACCTAAAAAGGCTCGCAACAAAGCCAGTGAGGCCACATTGCGCGCGCAACGCGCCATGCTAGACAAGGCAAAGAAGGACAAGGCTCTCAATGAAAAACGCAAAGCCGAGGCCGAACGCAAAGCGCGCTATGCACAAATTAAACAGTTAGTAGATGGCGGTAAACTTGATCGCAAAAAAGGTGAAACAGCGTTTAATTTTCCATTTAAGAAGAAAATCAAAACTATCTACGTTACCGATGAGCAACATAAATTACTTAGCAAACAGCAAGTTACCATTATTTCAATGGACAATGAATTGTTTGAAATTGTGCCTAAGAAAGTCGCTGAGCAGGTCGCAAAGCGCGAACCACAACGTATTATCAACATTAGTTCTAGTAGTGATACGCCGAGTGCCAATGATCCGTATGCGGATTATGAAATTCCCGACGACCTTATTTGGTAG
- the rmuC gene encoding DNA recombination protein RmuC — MNQTDDLLTQILAWLAQPIALYWLVASSAILLFALLVNIIRTSKRITKLDQERQQLAIIQATQSQKIDSLSSDNSQLLNKAEESSLQLTRLTSETAQLKSSRDEKAEQLANNENERLGLREMVENYQRKVSRLEADMREQNARLQSEQDKLSELKAQFEIQKSQLKTEFKVVSEEIIKERQSMLTEQNKVGVSALLRPLQDQIEGFQKRINQVHDEAVKGNTSLKTEIENVMKMGIKMRDEANSLTTALKGSSQQRGAWGEAQLERTLEMSGLVEHDHFEKQTSFVDDSGRRKQTDYLIKLPGDKCIVIDSKVSLNAYERASSADPEQQADAMKGHLSSVRQHINDLASKDYTNLYGVHSPDFILMFMPVEPAYIEALKQDPELFGYGYSKNVVLVSHTTLIPILRTVANLWMLDRSNKEARLLGERAGDIYNSVVLVSERLQKLGKTLNTASNHFNDTVTSLAGTQGLQGKVQRFNELSAKANKTMPELEHSHIEFDTSKLNAQPIGRVEGDTDE, encoded by the coding sequence ATGAATCAAACTGACGACCTTCTGACCCAAATCTTAGCGTGGTTGGCTCAACCGATTGCCTTGTATTGGCTAGTAGCGAGCAGCGCAATTTTGCTATTCGCATTGTTAGTCAACATTATTCGCACCAGTAAGCGCATCACCAAGCTTGACCAAGAACGGCAGCAACTGGCAATCATTCAAGCAACGCAAAGTCAGAAGATAGACAGCCTCAGCTCCGATAACAGCCAATTACTCAACAAGGCCGAGGAAAGCAGCCTTCAGCTAACGCGTTTAACCAGCGAGACCGCGCAATTGAAGAGCAGCCGCGATGAAAAAGCGGAGCAACTTGCAAACAATGAGAATGAGCGCCTGGGCCTGCGTGAGATGGTTGAGAACTATCAACGCAAAGTGAGTCGACTCGAAGCCGATATGCGGGAGCAAAATGCTCGGCTGCAGTCAGAGCAAGATAAACTAAGCGAACTCAAAGCGCAGTTTGAAATTCAGAAATCCCAGCTGAAAACTGAGTTCAAGGTGGTTTCCGAGGAAATCATCAAAGAGCGACAAAGCATGCTGACTGAACAGAACAAGGTCGGAGTGAGTGCCTTGTTACGGCCCTTGCAAGACCAAATTGAAGGGTTTCAGAAACGTATCAATCAAGTTCATGACGAAGCGGTCAAAGGCAATACCAGCCTTAAAACCGAAATCGAGAATGTCATGAAAATGGGCATTAAGATGCGCGACGAAGCAAACAGCCTCACTACTGCGTTAAAAGGTAGCTCGCAACAACGTGGCGCATGGGGCGAAGCCCAGCTCGAACGCACACTGGAAATGAGTGGCTTGGTTGAGCATGACCATTTTGAAAAACAAACATCGTTCGTGGACGATTCTGGTCGACGCAAACAAACCGACTATCTGATTAAATTACCTGGCGACAAATGCATCGTAATTGATAGCAAAGTGTCACTCAATGCCTATGAACGGGCCTCATCGGCGGATCCTGAGCAACAAGCCGACGCTATGAAAGGGCACTTATCCTCAGTGCGTCAACATATTAACGATCTAGCGTCTAAGGACTACACCAACCTATATGGTGTGCATAGCCCAGACTTTATCTTGATGTTTATGCCCGTCGAACCCGCTTACATCGAAGCATTAAAACAAGACCCTGAATTGTTTGGCTATGGTTACAGTAAGAATGTTGTGCTGGTATCGCATACCACGTTGATTCCAATACTACGTACCGTCGCCAATCTTTGGATGTTAGACCGCAGCAATAAAGAAGCACGCCTACTCGGCGAGCGTGCAGGTGATATCTATAACTCAGTGGTGCTTGTGTCAGAACGCTTACAAAAGCTCGGTAAGACGTTGAACACAGCGAGCAATCATTTCAATGACACCGTGACATCATTAGCTGGCACGCAAGGGCTCCAAGGCAAGGTTCAACGATTTAATGAACTGTCTGCAAAGGCCAATAAAACCATGCCCGAGCTTGAACACTCACACATCGAATTTGACACCAGCAAACTTAATGCGCAGCCGATTGGCCGTGTAGAAGGCGATACAGACGAATAA
- a CDS encoding pteridine reductase, whose protein sequence is MNSSPKTILITGGARRIGRQIALTMHEVGHNIAIHYRSSSSEAHSLATQLNDQRPDSAIAVQGDLLDLSCIPGMIKQCLDQFGRLDVVVNNASTFYPTPIELIEDDFWKDLIGSNLKAPAFIAKAAVKHLRETNGSIINLVDIHARHPMAHHPIYCSAKAGLEMLTKSLARDLAPNIRVNAVAPGAILWPEHTAVAATQTEVLEKIPLQRMGKPEDVAKLVRFLVDDADYITGQIIAVDGGRSVMF, encoded by the coding sequence ATGAACTCTTCTCCTAAAACCATATTAATTACCGGTGGAGCACGTCGCATTGGTCGACAGATTGCTCTCACCATGCACGAAGTCGGGCACAATATAGCGATTCATTATCGTTCTTCATCGTCTGAAGCTCACAGTCTCGCCACACAATTGAATGATCAACGACCGGATAGCGCAATTGCTGTGCAAGGTGACCTACTGGATCTATCTTGTATACCTGGCATGATAAAGCAATGCTTAGATCAGTTTGGTCGCTTAGATGTGGTCGTGAATAATGCGTCAACTTTCTACCCAACGCCGATCGAGCTTATTGAGGATGATTTTTGGAAAGATCTAATTGGCAGCAACCTAAAGGCGCCGGCATTTATCGCTAAAGCCGCGGTAAAGCATTTACGCGAAACGAATGGATCGATTATTAATCTGGTGGACATTCACGCACGTCATCCAATGGCGCATCATCCAATCTATTGTTCGGCCAAGGCTGGTCTCGAAATGCTGACTAAATCGCTGGCGCGAGATTTAGCGCCGAACATTCGAGTCAATGCCGTAGCGCCCGGTGCAATTCTATGGCCAGAGCACACCGCGGTGGCAGCCACTCAAACCGAAGTGCTCGAGAAAATCCCTTTGCAACGTATGGGTAAACCCGAAGATGTCGCGAAATTAGTGCGTTTTTTGGTAGATGATGCGGATTACATTACCGGTCAGATTATTGCCGTAGATGGCGGGCGATCAGTAATGTTTTAA